The Mycolicibacterium aichiense region GTTGCCGGTACCGCGTTGATCGCGGGCTTGCTCAAGGGCCTGCTGGATCTCGGCGTCACCCCGGTCACCGAGGCCCGCGCGCTGGAGCTGATCGGGTCGGCGTCGGCGATCGCCGGAGTGCGGATTGCTCTGGACGATCACGAAATTCGAGTCCGTGCCAAGAAAGCCGTCATCCTCGGCACCGGCGGATTCGAATGGGATCAACGACTGGTCGAGGCCTACCTGCGCGGGCCGTTGCGTGGACCGGTGTCACCGCCGAACAACACCGGCGACGGCTTGCGGATGGCCATGGCGCACGGCGCCGACCTGGCGAACATGGGCGAAGCCTGGTGGGTGCCCGTCATTCAGATTCCCGGCGACACGTTGGGTGGCAGGCCGCGCAGCCGCAGCGTGCGCCTCGAACGCACCCGGCCGCGCAGCATCATCGTCAACCGGTTCGGAAAGCGTTTCCTCAACGAGGCCGGCGAATACAACTCGATGTCCGGACCGTTCCATCAGCTCGATCCGCGCCTGGGATACGTCAACGATCCGGCATGGATCGTCTTCGACGATCAGCATCTGAAGCGCTACGGCTTCCTGGGTGTCGAGCCCGGCGGTGAGGCGCCCGACTGGTTCAACAAGGCAGCGACGCTTGCCGAGCTGGAGGAGAAGGCCGGCATCGACGCCGACGGCCTGAGCGCGACCCTGTCCGTGTGGAACGACAACGTCGCCGCAGAGGTAGACCCCGAATTCGACCGTGGCGCAAGCGCGTACGACGGATACTGGGGTGACAATTCGGCGTCCACCCCGGCGCTGCAGACCCTGGGCCCATTGGACACGCCACCGTACTACGCGGTACCGGTGGGCATCGGCGCCATGGGCACCAAGGGCGGCCCGCGCACCGACAGCGACGGCCGGGTGCTGCACGTCAGCGGTGTACCGATCCCCGGGCTGTTCGCCGCGGGCAACGCGATGGCGGGCGTGACCGGTCGCGCCTACGGCGGGGCCGGCGGAACCCTGGGGCCGGCGATGGTGTTC contains the following coding sequences:
- a CDS encoding FAD-dependent oxidoreductase; this encodes MADTTWDSGQSGPPAWDREVDVVVLGTGAAGLTAALTAAASGASVAVFEKAPTVGGTTAVSGGIVWIPAHDRAAGGELTVEDALKYLEAQSLGVMDRELVETFVRTGPAMLDFVESNSALQFEVAEGFPDYKPELPGGQPGGGRSLNARPFDLATLDDWASRITSFPIDFSNVGIDAETRARIHAAVDDMDGDYCVAGTALIAGLLKGLLDLGVTPVTEARALELIGSASAIAGVRIALDDHEIRVRAKKAVILGTGGFEWDQRLVEAYLRGPLRGPVSPPNNTGDGLRMAMAHGADLANMGEAWWVPVIQIPGDTLGGRPRSRSVRLERTRPRSIIVNRFGKRFLNEAGEYNSMSGPFHQLDPRLGYVNDPAWIVFDDQHLKRYGFLGVEPGGEAPDWFNKAATLAELEEKAGIDADGLSATLSVWNDNVAAEVDPEFDRGASAYDGYWGDNSASTPALQTLGPLDTPPYYAVPVGIGAMGTKGGPRTDSDGRVLHVSGVPIPGLFAAGNAMAGVTGRAYGGAGGTLGPAMVFGYRAGLAAASR